In a single window of the Thunnus albacares chromosome 1, fThuAlb1.1, whole genome shotgun sequence genome:
- the LOC122976528 gene encoding uncharacterized protein LOC122976528 — translation MASSGLHREKHLLTLGILRVDERYANLPRPGPILQLFLTNLRNRPLRAANIKSMRESILSMYHSLISGSKSFPVIPFKGYLSSVQMVTPFVQTEQEQRENDTPSPLTDAPAGVMVPAADSSSSPPTMMTPVLPERTAMAALKADRRNCVRNMDLDGSTFTRVISTVYRSDSTERANRWRVTDYSTDGHVLMSALCQFTKNSAQCAKTSAQRKRKVTEEESSLSAPKKRLRL, via the exons TCCGTGTGGATGAACGATATG CTAACCTGCCGAGGCCAGGACCAATCCTTCAACTGTTTCTTACAAACTTAAGAAACCGACCTCTGAGAGCTGCGAACATCAAGTCGATGAGGGAGTCCATACTCAGCATGTATCACAGCCTCATCAGCGGTTCTAAGAGCTTCCCTGTAATTCCCTTCAAAGGATACCTGAGTTCAGTTCAGATGGTCACACCCTTTGTCCAGACTGagcaggagcagagagagaacgaCACGCCATCTCCTTTAACAGACGCACCAGCAGGTGTGATGGTGCCAGCTGCAGACTCCAGCTCTTCTCCTCCAACTATGATGACTCCAGTTCTTCCTGAGAGGACGGCGATGGCAGCCCTGAAGGCAGACCGCAGGAACTGTGTCCGCAACATGGATCTTGATGGCAGCACTTTCACCAGAGTCATCTCCACTGTTTACCGCTCCGATAGCACTGAGAGGGCCAACCGCTGGAGAGTGACCGACTACAGCACCGACGGCCACGTTCTGATGTCAGCGCTCTGTCAGTTTACCAAAAACTCGGCACAGTGTGCAAAGACTTCCgcacagaggaagaggaaggtgacagaggaagagagcagCCTGTCTGCACCAAAGAAGCGCTTGAGACTGTGA